Proteins encoded in a region of the Streptomyces violaceoruber genome:
- a CDS encoding bifunctional DNA primase/polymerase, with the protein MTQPTPNPQHTALSLAASGVPVLPLRRGKVPFGNCPACVDNACGGRPNMKVPGPCRCPGVCHGWAAATTDPAVIVSPEWAAAWRQAVCVAYHPGGGGLTVLDLDDANAIAWARTALPTTRTVPTTRGEHWIYRGAMASRNAVRPGVDIKSTMAYVRWLGPGTGTMAVLPDAVRALAVKEPSPAPRAPQTLPGPLRGGQGECPHRTPVFLERGVVMAEQRITEASSAVHATVYRTFLAVLSRHGRCGCLTDTHVARLFTAAQAKGETARHCTDAWTNALTALGM; encoded by the coding sequence ATGACGCAACCCACGCCCAACCCGCAGCACACGGCGCTGAGCCTTGCCGCATCCGGCGTCCCCGTGCTGCCCCTGCGCCGGGGCAAGGTCCCGTTCGGCAACTGCCCCGCCTGCGTGGACAACGCATGCGGCGGCCGACCGAACATGAAGGTGCCCGGCCCGTGCCGGTGCCCCGGCGTCTGCCACGGATGGGCTGCCGCCACCACCGACCCCGCCGTCATCGTCTCCCCCGAGTGGGCGGCGGCATGGCGACAGGCGGTGTGCGTCGCCTACCACCCCGGCGGCGGCGGACTGACCGTCCTCGACCTCGACGACGCCAACGCCATCGCCTGGGCCCGCACCGCCCTGCCCACCACCCGCACCGTGCCGACGACGCGCGGCGAACACTGGATCTACCGGGGCGCCATGGCGTCCCGCAACGCCGTGCGGCCCGGCGTCGACATCAAGTCCACCATGGCCTACGTCCGTTGGCTCGGTCCCGGCACCGGCACCATGGCCGTTCTCCCGGACGCTGTGCGCGCCCTGGCAGTGAAGGAGCCGTCCCCCGCCCCCAGGGCGCCACAGACGCTCCCAGGGCCGCTGAGGGGCGGTCAGGGGGAGTGCCCGCACCGCACGCCCGTCTTCCTGGAACGGGGTGTCGTGATGGCGGAGCAGCGCATCACGGAGGCGTCCAGCGCGGTCCACGCGACCGTGTACCGGACGTTCCTCGCGGTGCTGTCCCGGCACGGCCGGTGCGGCTGCCTCACCGACACCCACGTTGCCCGGCTGTTCACCGCCGCGCAGGCCAAGGGCGAGACGGCCCGGCACTGCACGGACGCGTGGACCAACGCCCTGACCGCTTTGGGGATGTGA
- a CDS encoding ATP-binding protein: MSEDEKTPGREVITDYAQAHFRYFRTVDGTVYAQRNGHPVARPIRSQGTTGSHRQELMVGLFRDGVGVFNGTALKEALDLIEALALSQDVQATHIRVAPGSDGATWLDLGRDDGQSVRIHPTGWTIAVPDPAEVCWRRTQLTGELPLPAKDTAGQGIDALLRLTNFATPDTECLALAWLVGCLEPGVPVPAPFLTGPQGAGKSTAGRMLVRIIEGMSGDLRRAPKDEESLITAVAAGWITALDNLSHLAPDLSDLMCCIVTGAESIKRALFSDGDVYRSRYRRPLLLTGIDVGVIRPDLAERLLPLRLERPTVRRTEAELWADFTAALPVILGSLLDLTVKVRAATAPTPTDLRMADFAHLCAQFDTATGLASLPAYRASLDDLNDDVIEGDLLAQTVLHHAAGLEPGAEQRMTSSEWLDCLSRLHSGEDCRPLPKGWPTTGKVLSDRLKRLQPTFAARGVVIDWGRTSAARYIAMTRPVPEPLHQQGSLH; the protein is encoded by the coding sequence GTGTCCGAGGACGAGAAGACGCCGGGCCGCGAGGTCATCACCGACTACGCGCAGGCCCATTTCCGCTACTTCCGCACCGTCGACGGCACCGTCTACGCCCAGCGCAACGGCCACCCCGTGGCCCGCCCCATCCGCTCCCAGGGCACCACCGGAAGCCACCGCCAGGAACTCATGGTCGGACTGTTCCGCGACGGGGTCGGTGTATTCAACGGCACCGCCTTGAAGGAGGCACTGGACTTGATCGAAGCACTCGCCCTCTCCCAGGACGTGCAGGCCACCCACATCCGCGTCGCCCCCGGCTCGGACGGGGCCACCTGGCTGGACCTCGGCCGCGACGACGGCCAGTCCGTGCGCATCCACCCCACCGGCTGGACCATCGCCGTCCCCGACCCCGCCGAGGTCTGCTGGCGGCGCACCCAGCTCACCGGCGAACTGCCCCTGCCCGCCAAGGACACCGCCGGGCAGGGCATCGACGCCCTGCTGAGGCTGACCAACTTCGCCACCCCGGACACCGAATGCCTGGCGCTGGCCTGGCTCGTCGGCTGCCTGGAGCCGGGCGTCCCCGTCCCCGCGCCGTTCCTCACCGGCCCGCAGGGCGCGGGCAAGTCCACCGCGGGCCGCATGCTCGTGCGCATCATCGAGGGCATGAGCGGCGACCTGCGCCGCGCACCCAAGGACGAGGAAAGCCTGATCACCGCCGTGGCGGCAGGCTGGATCACCGCCCTGGACAACCTCTCCCACCTGGCCCCGGACCTGTCCGACCTCATGTGCTGCATCGTCACCGGAGCCGAGTCCATCAAGCGCGCCCTGTTCAGCGACGGCGACGTGTACCGCTCCCGCTACCGCCGCCCCCTGCTCCTGACCGGCATCGACGTGGGCGTGATCCGGCCCGACCTCGCCGAACGCCTCCTGCCGCTTCGACTGGAACGCCCGACGGTGCGGCGCACCGAAGCGGAACTGTGGGCCGACTTCACCGCCGCGCTGCCCGTGATCCTCGGCTCGCTCCTCGACCTCACCGTCAAGGTCCGGGCCGCCACCGCCCCCACCCCCACCGACCTGCGCATGGCCGACTTCGCCCACCTGTGCGCGCAGTTCGACACGGCCACCGGCCTCGCCTCCCTGCCCGCCTACCGGGCCAGCCTCGACGACCTCAACGACGACGTGATCGAGGGCGACCTGCTGGCACAGACCGTGCTGCACCACGCCGCCGGACTCGAACCGGGCGCAGAGCAGCGCATGACCTCCTCGGAATGGCTGGACTGCCTCAGCCGCCTCCACAGCGGCGAGGACTGCCGTCCCCTGCCGAAGGGCTGGCCCACCACCGGCAAAGTCCTCTCCGACCGGCTCAAGCGCCTCCAGCCCACGTTCGCCGCCCGTGGCGTGGTCATCGACTGGGGACGCACCAGCGCCGCCCGCTACATCGCCATGACCCGGCCCGTGCCCGAGCCCTTGCATCAACAGGGTTCCCTGCACTGA